From Anopheles funestus chromosome 3RL, idAnoFuneDA-416_04, whole genome shotgun sequence, a single genomic window includes:
- the LOC125772354 gene encoding neural cell adhesion molecule 2-like isoform X2 yields MDTVQKTGRKHGTMVMAMFFIAAMLSVVKESFAIPSGHFPDSNFLEEDRYSPGFLTLGQKYSIAIGSTVVLPCKINETENSSQYVLAWKRDIAVLTAGNVKVTVNPRIRLMPVQAHTDPHGALSTGYNLEIRDVRNSDAGDYICQIGSMEPKEIVHTLEILVPPKIDYISPSNKMDIHKGAPIRMECRASGNPTPKIIWSRKNNVMPNGEANKTGNVLDILHANRHSSGHYKCTADNRVGQADTREVFVNVLYPPEIEVEQPIVHSGIGHEAQLVCIVHGEPAPSVVWYQDTTQLGITEQFSQQNRGNKYSLVIRNVTYSDIGNYTCQASNALGKDRATLSLSGLPTLCYFDSPTLSSYRDQYNISWTVQSYSPIREYRLFFRLASKNMHLLHHEKPLDNHIYSDRATANSHLYNSPFSGSVSAHGGDQWENVVIPEMNDYGAPNHFFNMVPPYATYQPTIRHRMSFQLKNLKPASNYEARVQARNDHGWNKLSSIFHFSTRSEDMELEPSAQPAVHGAGLLDKGLLSSSDASTIASTHFHKSWTLSIFIVLITTHLLPSLCTALSVV; encoded by the exons AATCATTTGCCATCCCAAGTGGACACTTCCCAGATAGCAATTTTCTAGAGGAAGATAGATATTCGCCCGGGTTTCTCACACTTGGGCAAAAGTATAGTATAGCCATCGGTTCCACTGTAGTGCTGCCATGCAAAATTAATGAGACAG AAAACTCTAGCCAATACGTACTGGCATGGAAGCGGGACATTGCCGTACTAACAGCTGGAAATGTGAAGGTCACGGTCAATCCAAGAATTCGCTTGATGCCGGTTCAGGCTCACACTGATCCGCATGGAGCATTGTCAACAGGGTACAACTTAGAAATTCGAGATGTGCGCAACTCGGACGCCGGAGACTACATTTGCCAGATAGGTTCAATGGAACCGAAAGAAATAGTACACACACTGGAAATATTGGTACCTCCTAAAATTGACTACATTTCACCTTCCAACAAAATGGACATCCACAAAGGTGCACCAATACGCATGGAATGTCGAGCATCCGGCAATCCTACGCCTAAAATTATTTGGTCTAGGAAG AATAACGTGATGCCCAATGGTGAAGCCAACAAGACGGGAAATGTGCTCGACATACTGCATGCTAACCGACACAGTAGTGGTCATTACAAATGTACTGCAGATAATCGGGTCGGTCAAGCTGACACACGAGAGGTTTTCGTAAATGTGTTGT ATCCTCCAGAAATTGAAGTTGAACAACCCATCGTACACAGCGGAATCGGCCATGAAGCTCAGCTGGTGTGCATCGTTCATGGGGAGCCTGCACCTAGCGTTGTTTGGTACCAGGACACAACTCAACTAGGCATAACTGAACAATTCTCCCAACAG AATCGTGGTAACAAGTACAGTCTCGTTATTCGAAATGTCACATACTCTGATATTGGTAACTATACCTGCCAGGCGTCGAATGCTCTTGGCAAAGACCGTGCTACGCTGTCCCTTAGCGGGTTACCAACGCTATGTTACTTTGACTCG CCCACACTCAGCAGCTATCGAGATCAGTACAACATTTCCTGGACGGTGCAAAGCTACTCGCCGATCCGCGAATACCGACTATTCTTCCGACTTGCTTCGAAAAACATGCACCTTTTGCACCACGAAAAACCCCTTGACAATCACATCTACAGCGATCGGGCGACGGCCAACAGTCACCTGTACAACAGCCCATTCAGTGGCAGCGTTAGTGCCCACGGTGGCGACCAGTGGGAAAACGTTGTCATACCGGAGATGAATGATTACGGTGCACCCAATCACTTCTTCAACATGGTTCCACCGTACGCCACCTACCAGCCCACAATTCGGCATCGGATGAGCTTCCAGTTGAAGAATCTCAAACCGGCTAGTAACTATGAGGCACGGGTGCAGGCGCGAAACGATCACGGCTGGAACAAGCTGTCGAGTATATTTCACTTCTCCACTCGTTCGGAAG ATATGGAACTGGAACCGTCCGCCCAACCAGCCGTCCATGGTGCCGGGCTGCTAGATAAGGGGCTGCTGAGCAGTAGCGATGCTAGTACGATCGCGAGCACTCATTTCCATAAATCATGGAcactttccattttcatcgtATTAATTACCACACACCTACTGCCGTCGCTGTGTACTGCCTTATCGGTGGTATGA
- the LOC125772354 gene encoding neural cell adhesion molecule 2-like isoform X1, whose product MDTVQKTGRKHGTMVMAMFFIAAMLSVVKESFAIPSGHFPDSNFLEEDRYSPGFLTLGQKYSIAIGSTVVLPCKINETENSSQYVLAWKRDIAVLTAGNVKVTVNPRIRLMPVQAHTDPHGALSTGYNLEIRDVRNSDAGDYICQIGSMEPKEIVHTLEILVPPKIDYISPSNKMDIHKGAPIRMECRASGNPTPKIIWSRKNNVMPNGEANKTGNVLDILHANRHSSGHYKCTADNRVGQADTREVFVNVLYPPEIEVEQPIVHSGIGHEAQLVCIVHGEPAPSVVWYQDTTQLGITEQFSQQNRGNKYSLVIRNVTYSDIGNYTCQASNALGKDRATLSLSGLPTLCYFDSPTLSSYRDQYNISWTVQSYSPIREYRLFFRLASKNMHLLHHEKPLDNHIYSDRATANSHLYNSPFSGSVSAHGGDQWENVVIPEMNDYGAPNHFFNMVPPYATYQPTIRHRMSFQLKNLKPASNYEARVQARNDHGWNKLSSIFHFSTRSEADMELEPSAQPAVHGAGLLDKGLLSSSDASTIASTHFHKSWTLSIFIVLITTHLLPSLCTALSVV is encoded by the exons AATCATTTGCCATCCCAAGTGGACACTTCCCAGATAGCAATTTTCTAGAGGAAGATAGATATTCGCCCGGGTTTCTCACACTTGGGCAAAAGTATAGTATAGCCATCGGTTCCACTGTAGTGCTGCCATGCAAAATTAATGAGACAG AAAACTCTAGCCAATACGTACTGGCATGGAAGCGGGACATTGCCGTACTAACAGCTGGAAATGTGAAGGTCACGGTCAATCCAAGAATTCGCTTGATGCCGGTTCAGGCTCACACTGATCCGCATGGAGCATTGTCAACAGGGTACAACTTAGAAATTCGAGATGTGCGCAACTCGGACGCCGGAGACTACATTTGCCAGATAGGTTCAATGGAACCGAAAGAAATAGTACACACACTGGAAATATTGGTACCTCCTAAAATTGACTACATTTCACCTTCCAACAAAATGGACATCCACAAAGGTGCACCAATACGCATGGAATGTCGAGCATCCGGCAATCCTACGCCTAAAATTATTTGGTCTAGGAAG AATAACGTGATGCCCAATGGTGAAGCCAACAAGACGGGAAATGTGCTCGACATACTGCATGCTAACCGACACAGTAGTGGTCATTACAAATGTACTGCAGATAATCGGGTCGGTCAAGCTGACACACGAGAGGTTTTCGTAAATGTGTTGT ATCCTCCAGAAATTGAAGTTGAACAACCCATCGTACACAGCGGAATCGGCCATGAAGCTCAGCTGGTGTGCATCGTTCATGGGGAGCCTGCACCTAGCGTTGTTTGGTACCAGGACACAACTCAACTAGGCATAACTGAACAATTCTCCCAACAG AATCGTGGTAACAAGTACAGTCTCGTTATTCGAAATGTCACATACTCTGATATTGGTAACTATACCTGCCAGGCGTCGAATGCTCTTGGCAAAGACCGTGCTACGCTGTCCCTTAGCGGGTTACCAACGCTATGTTACTTTGACTCG CCCACACTCAGCAGCTATCGAGATCAGTACAACATTTCCTGGACGGTGCAAAGCTACTCGCCGATCCGCGAATACCGACTATTCTTCCGACTTGCTTCGAAAAACATGCACCTTTTGCACCACGAAAAACCCCTTGACAATCACATCTACAGCGATCGGGCGACGGCCAACAGTCACCTGTACAACAGCCCATTCAGTGGCAGCGTTAGTGCCCACGGTGGCGACCAGTGGGAAAACGTTGTCATACCGGAGATGAATGATTACGGTGCACCCAATCACTTCTTCAACATGGTTCCACCGTACGCCACCTACCAGCCCACAATTCGGCATCGGATGAGCTTCCAGTTGAAGAATCTCAAACCGGCTAGTAACTATGAGGCACGGGTGCAGGCGCGAAACGATCACGGCTGGAACAAGCTGTCGAGTATATTTCACTTCTCCACTCGTTCGGAAG CAGATATGGAACTGGAACCGTCCGCCCAACCAGCCGTCCATGGTGCCGGGCTGCTAGATAAGGGGCTGCTGAGCAGTAGCGATGCTAGTACGATCGCGAGCACTCATTTCCATAAATCATGGAcactttccattttcatcgtATTAATTACCACACACCTACTGCCGTCGCTGTGTACTGCCTTATCGGTGGTATGA